TTGAAAAATTTTGCGCACCCAGCTATTGAGAATCCTAAGCCTGTAACTATCGATTTTAGTAAAAAGATCTTGATTATTACTGGTGTCAATGCGGGTGGGAAGACGATGCTTCTCAAATCAATTTTAGCAGCTGCTTACCTAGCAAAATATCTTATTCCCATGAAATGTGATGAAAAAAGCCATATAGGAAGATTCAAAGAAATTATTCCAATCATTGAAGATCCTCAAAATGTAAAAAACGATATTTCCACATTTGCTGGGCGAATGCTTGCTTTTAGTAAACTTTTTCAAAAAAATGATGCATTAGTGGGAGTTGATGAGATTGAGCTTGGGACTGATAGCGATGAAGCAGCAACGCTTTTTAAGGTAATCTTGGAAGATCTTTTGAAAAAAGATATAAAGATAGCTATCACAACGCATCATAAACGTCTCGCATCATTGATGGCTGCGCATGAAGATGTAGAGCTTTTGGCTGCAATGTATGATGAAGAAAAGGGTGTACCAACCTATGAGTTTTTGCAAGGGATTATTGGAAAAAGTTATGCTTTTGAAACAGCAAAACGCTATGGAATTCCACAAAGAATAGTAGCTAGAGCAGTAGAAGAGTATGGTGAGGATCAAGCAAAGCTGAGTGAGTTAATAGAGCGGGGGAGTGAGTTAGAAAGAGAGCTACGACGTAAAAATAAAGAATTAGAAAATGAACTAGAGCTTGTACGAAAAAATCGTATTTTGCTTGATGAAGAGCGTAGTGCAGTTTATGAAAAGCTACAAGCTGAAAAAGCTAAACTCCAAGCTCTTTACAAAGAAGCAATTGACGAGGCAAAAGCTGCTATTAAAGCTAAAGAGACAAAAGAGGCACATCGCCACCTTACTCAAGCTGCACAGAAAGCAAAAAAAGCAACAATTAAAAAACCTGAGCCAAAAGAGCTTAAAGTTGGCGATGAGGTCAAATACAAAAAGACAAAAGGTGTTATTGTAGGTATAAGAGACAAAGAAGCAACAATCGAAGCAGAAGGTATGAAACTGCGAGTGCCATTAGCAGATCTTAAACCTACGAAAATTATCAAAAAGAAAGCAAAAGCAAAACTAAAAGTATCTAAACCTTCAAAACTTTCTGTTAAGCTCGATCTCCATGGCTTAAGAGTTGAAGAGGCACTTGAAAAAACTGATAAATTTTTAAGTGATGCTTTGCTTGCAGGATTTGATGAGGTGCTTATATATCATGGAGTAGGAAGTGGGAAATTAGCTCGTGCAGTGAGGGAGTTTTTAAAAGAGCATCCAAGAGTTAAAAGCTTTCATGATGCTCCTGCGAATATGGGAGGTATGGGGGCAACGGTTGTTGAACTCTAATATTATATAATAACCCCAAAAATTTAATTGATCAGAAAGTAGTCTAAGTATGGAAAAAATTTGTGTTCTCGGCCTCGGCTACGTAGGCCTACCATTAGCAGTAGAGTTTGGCAAAAAGTATAAAACTATTGGATTTGATATCAATGCCAAAAGAATTGAAGAGCTGCAAAATGGAATAGATAGAACATTAGAAGTAAACAAAGAAGAACTTGAAGAAGCTAAAAACCTCTCATTTACCTCTTCAATAGATGAGATTAAAGATGCAAATATCTATATCATCACTGTTCCAACCCCCATAGATGAGCATAAAAATCCAGATCTTACTCCTCTCATCATGGCTAGTAGAACAGTTGGCAGAGTATTGAAAAAAGGTGATATTGTTATCTATGAATCTACTGTCTTTCCAGGATGTACTGAAGAGGTGTGTGTACCAGAATTAGAGCGTGAAAGTGGTCTTATATTTAATAAAGATTTTTTCTGTGGCTACTCTCCAGAGAGAATCAATCCAGGAGATAAAAAACATCGCCTTCCAACTATTAAAAAGGTAACAAGTGGCAGTACTCCAGAAATTGCAAAAAAGGTAGATGAGCTCTATAAAAGTATCATCACAGCCGGAACTCATCTAGCACCAAGCATCAAAATAGCAGAGGCTGCAAAAGTGATAGAAAATGCTCAAAGAGATATTAATATCGCATTTGTTAATGAACTGGCTTTAATTTTTGATAGATTAGATATAGATACACTCGATGTATTAGAAGCTGCTGGCACAAAATGGAACTTTCTACCCTTTCGTCCAGGTCTTGTTGGAGGACACTGCATTGGAGTAGATCCCTATTACTTGGCTTATAAAGCAAAAGAGGTAGGATACCATCCACAAATAATACTTGCTGGTAGAAGAACCAACGATGAGATGGGCATCTTTGTAGCCAATAAAGTAGTAAAACTCCTCATCCATAAAGGACACAAAGTAAAGGGGAGCAAAGCATTAGTACTTGGAATAACCTTTAAAGAGAACTGTCCGGATATTAGAAATAGTAGAGTCATTGATGTCATTAACGAACTGCAAGATTTTGGCATTGAAGTAGATGTATATGATCCTTGGGCAGAGAGTGAGGAAGTCAAAAGAGAATATAACCTTGAGCTTTTAACAAACGAGCCAAACTTTGCAGAGTATGACTCAATTGTTTTAGCTGTAGCCCATGAGCAGTTTAGAAAGCTTGATTATCAAAAGATACCGAAATCAAGTGCGGTTTTTGATATTAAGGGTGTGCTGCCAAAAGATATAGTGGAAGGGAGATTATAGTGAAAAATTTTGCCTTAATAGGAGCGGCTGGATATATAGCTCCAAGACATATGAAAGCAATAAAAGAGACAAATAACAATCTTGTAGCAGCGATGGATAGATGCGATAGTGTAGGGATTATAGACAGCTATTTTCCAGATGCAGATTTTTTTACAGAATTTGAGAGATTTGATAGGTATGTGGATAAATTAAGGCGAAAAGGAGAACAGATTGATTATGTAAGTATCTGTTCACCAAACTATTTGCATGACGCACATATTAGATGGGCTTTGCGAAGCGGAGCCGATGCGATATGTGAAAAACCCCTTGTTCTCAATCCTTGGAATATCGATGGATTGGAAGAGATAGAAAAAGAGAGTGGTAAAAAAGTATATAATATTTTACAGCTTCGTTTGCATCCTTCTATCATCGCTTTAAAAGAGAAAGTGCAGAAAGAACTGCAAGAAAATCCAAATAAAATTTATAATATAGATTTAACGTATTTAACAAGTCGAGGCCACTGGTATTTTGTAAGTTGGAAAGGTGATGAGAGCAAAAGTGGTGGTATAGCTACTAATATAGGCATTCATTTTTACGATATGCTCTCATGGATCTTTGGTGAGATAGAAGAGAATATCGTCCATATCAAGACTCCATATGCCAATGCTGGCTATATGAAGCTCAAAAATGCAAATGTCCGGTGGTTTTTGAGCGTAAAATATGACTATATTCCAGAAGAGATCAAACAAAAGGGACAAAGAACTTTCAGAAGTATCACTGTGAACGGCGAGGAGATCGAATTTAGTGGAGGATTTACCGATCTTCATACCAAAAGCTATGAGGAGATCCTCAAAGGTAACGGCTTTGGACTCAAAGAGGCCAGAAATTCAATTGAAATAGTCTCGACTATTCGCCATTTGAAGCCTATTGGTCTTAGAGGCGAGTATCATCCCTTTTGCAAAAAGGTGATAAATGAGTAAGTTTTTCATTCACGAGAGTGCTTATATCGATGAGCCGGTTGAGATAGGAGAGGGGACGAAAATTTGGCATTTTTGTCACATACTTCCCAATACGATCATAGGGAAAAATTGCTCTTTTGGCCAAAATTGTGTGGTGGGCCCAAAGGTAAAGATAGGTAACAATGTCAAAGTGCAAAACAATATATCCATCTATGAGGGTGTGGAGATAGAAGATGATGTATTTTTGGGACCTTCCATGGTCTTTACTAATGTCATCAATCCAAGAGCCTTTATCAATCGCAAAAATGAATTTAAAAAGACTCTCTTGAAGAAAGGATGCTCGATAGGAGCGAATGCGACAATCGTATGTGGTGTGACGATTGGAGAATATGCACTAATTGGAGCCGGGGCGGTAGTGAATAGAAATGTAAAACCCTATGCTCTCATGGTAGGAGTACCGGCAAGACACATTGGATGGGTCGATAAAGCAGGAAATAAAATGAAGTTTGATGAAAATGGAATTGCAACGGATAGTTATGATGGGACAAAATATAAGCTTCAAGATAATGGATTAAAGGTTTTAGGATGAAGATAGATTTTGCAAATCTAACCTATCAATATCAGCTCTATAAAGATGAAATCGATGAGGCGATACAAAAAGTCTTGAATCATGGCAAATATATCATGGGGCCAGAGGTAGGTGAGCTTGAAGAAAAACTTTGTGAATTTACAAATGCAAAAAATGCAGTTACTTGCTCATCTGGAACTGATGCTCTCCTTTTGGCAATGATGGCACTGGATCTTAAGCCAGGAGATGAAGTAATAACGACACCTTTTACATTCATAGCAACAGCTGAGACGATCGCACTACTTGGAGCTAAGCCTGTATTTGTAGATATTGATGAACAAACGTACAATATCAATACATCTAAAATAGAAGAAAAAATTACAAATAAAACCAAAGGAATCATTTCTGTAAGTCTTTATGGCCAGCCAAGTGACTTGGATGAGATAAATGAATTTTCAAAAAGATGCAATCTCTTTCATATCATCGATGGAGCACAGAGCTTCGGTGCCACTTATAAAGGTAAAGCAGAAGTTCATTATTGTGATATCTATACCACCTCTTTTTTTCCAGCCAAGCCACTTGGCTGCTATGGGGATGGTGGAGCAGTTCTGGCAAACAGTGATGAATTGGCACAAAAGATAAGAATGCTCAGAGTACATGGGCAAAACAAGAGATATCATCATAAATATATAGGACTTGGGGCAAGACTCGACACTATTCAAGCAGCCGTTTTATTGGTAAAACTAAAATATTATAAAAAAGATTTGGCTTTAAGACAGGAAGTTGCAAAAAAGTATAGTAAGAAATTAAAAAATGTTAAAAACATAATTTTACCTTTTGTAAAAGAAGATAGAACGAGTGCCTGGGCACAATATAGTATCAGGGCTCTAAATAGAGATGAACTTCAAGAAAAATTAAAAGAATCAGGCATTCCAACGGTAGTGCATTATCCGATGCCACTTCATATGCAAAAATGCTTCAATTATTTAGGATATAAAAAAGGAGATTTTCCAGTAGCTGAAAAAGTCAGTGAAGAGATTATGAGTCTGCCTATGAATCCATATTTGAGTAATGATGAAATCGATTATATTACCCAAAAGGTAGCAGAATTTGCTAAATAAATTAAAACCAAAAAGTGAATTTTCTAAAAATGTTTTAACTCTAATGACAGGGACCACTATTGCTCAGGCAATTCCAATAGCTATAAGTCCTATTCTTACAAGACTCTATACTCCGGAAGATTTTGGAGTGTTCGCACTTTTTATATCTTTAGTTTCTATTTTTGGAAGTATAGCAAATGGAAGATATGAATTCGCTATAATGCTTCCAAAAAAAGATGAAGATGCTATAAATATTTTCGCATTGGGTTTTATTATAAATGTGGCTTTATCACTATTTTTATTATTAATGGTTATTGTTTTTCATGATTTATTTATAAGTTTATTAAATAATAAAGAGATTTCCCTTTGGTTGTATCTTGTTCCTTTTAGTGTGTTTTTGATAGGTTGTTTTAATTTATTAAATTATTATAATAATAGATTAAAAAATTATAAAGATTTAGCAAAAGCTAATGTGTATAAATCGGTTGTTACAGCAGTAGTTCAATTATCTATTGGATTTATAAAACAAAGTACAATAGGACTTATTAGTGGTCAAATTATTTCACAAATTTTTGCAAATACAAAACTTCTAAGAAATATTATAAAAGATAAAATACTTTTATTAAAAATTTCAAAAGTAAAAATGATAGCAGTAGCAAATAAATATAAAGATTTTCCGAAATTTAATGTACCTCATGCTGTAATGAATACGTTATCTTCTAATATGCCTGTTCTTATAATAAACTTTTTTTTTGGTAGTACTTCAACTGGTTTTTTTGCTATAGCAAATAAAGTTTTATTGTTACCAGTAGGGTTATTTACTTCTTCATTTAGTCAAATTTTTTTACAAAAAATTACATATAATAGAAATAATAGAATTGATCAAGAAAAATTTATTAATAAGGTAGTATTTAAATTATTAGGATATTCTTTTTTCCCTTTCTTTATTGCTTTTATTTTTTTACCAAATATTTTTGGGATAATTTTTGGTAAGAATTGGATTATAGCAGGAGAATATGCCCAAATACTTATACCAATGCTTTATTTGACTTTTACAGGAAGTATATTATCAAATATTATTATTGTATACAATGAACAAAAAAAAGCATTTAAAATAGAAATTATAAATACTATAGTGAAATTATTTTCTTTATTATTCGGTGGAATTTTAGAAGATTTGAAATTAGGACTATTTTTATATTCGTTAAGTGGAGTATTGATAACAACTTATAGAATAATCTGGTATAAGTCAATAATTAGGGAGAAAAATGAAATATAAAATAATGGATAATGCTGTTAATATTAATATAGTAAACCACAAATTAAGAGAATTACTAGAAAAAGAACTAAGAATTTATAAAAAAACTCAAGAAAATGAAAATATTAAAATAAATATTGTTGATAAATTAAAAATTAACAATAAATATTCCAACAATCCTTCTATCCATACGACTTTTAGAAATGGTTTTCTTGCTAATTTCGGTGGTAATAAAGTCTTATATAAAAAAAATGATAATATTATAGAAATTGATGTAGAAATAAATATGAAAAAAAATTATTTACGTAAATTTTTGAATATTTCATATCGATACAATTTTGAAAATATAGGTCATATTATACATGAATTAATTTTAGTACCTACTATCTTCTTTTTTTATAATAAAGCAATAGTTCACGCTTCATCCATGAAACATCATAGAAAAGAAAAAACTATATTATTTGGAGGTACAGGTGGAGTCGGAAAAACATCTCTTGAACTATTATTGTGTAAAGAATTGGAATATTCTTTTATATCAGATGATATAGCAATTATTGATAACATTGGTAATATATATCCAAATCTATCATATCCTAAAATTTATGCGTATAATGTAATAAATAATAATAAATTAAAGAAACTGATTTTTAAAAATAAGAATTTTATGGACAAATTGCAATGGAACATTATGAGAAAATTAAAAGGCGATAGTGGAGTTAGAAGAGCAATATCTCCTTTATTGCTATATAATAACATTGAAACAGGAAAAAATAAAATAGATGAATATTATATATTGTATAAAACAAATACTATTAATCAAATTACCATAGAAAAACTGAATTCTGAAAATGCTGCCTATTTAAGTTTAAAAATTATTAGAAATGAATATAATTCAATTTTTCAACATATTATATGGCATGAATATAATTGTAGTTTAATGAAGTACAAGCCAATTTTAAAAATAGATGAAATATTAAATAGATGGTTAAAAATATATTTAAACGTATTTAAAAATATTCAATGCTATTTAGTTAAAATACCAACGAGTATAGATCATAATGATTTTTTGTCATTTATGAAGAATAAGTTTAAATAATGATTAAAATTATATTAATAACTTCATCATTTCCTTATTTGTCTGGAGAACAATTTTTGGAGACAGAAACCAAATATTATAATCAGCATCCAGATGTAGAACTTATTATAATGCCTCTAACTAATCATAGAAAAAAAAGGAAAATAGATGAAAATATTAAAATGGATACATATTTAATAGATAACAAATTAAAAAAATTACAAAAATTAATACCATTTGCAAAATCTTTATTTTCTACTTTGTTTTACAATGAAATTAAAAAAAACAAAATTTACAATAATCCAAAAAAATTAATATACTTTATAAATGCTATAGCAAATTATCAACATTATTATGATTTATTTGATAATTATTTTAAAAATAAGAAAGTTCTATCGCAAACAGTGGTTTATACATATTGGCATGATACACCTACATATGCACTACAGAGTCTAAAAAATAAGTATGGATATAAATTGGTAAGTAGAATACATGGATATGATCTTTATAAAGAACGAAGAGCTGCAAATTATATGCCATTAAAATCTCAATTTACTAAAAATATTGATAGAATATATACTATCACAGAGAGTGCTATAGAATATTTGTCTCATACATACGGTTTTGATAAAGATAATTTACGATTATCAAGACTGGGCGTAAAAAATCAAAATATTATTTCTCAACCAAATAAAAAGAACGAATTTCATATTGTTTCGTGCTCTTTTTTAAATCCTGTGAAGAGAGTAGATAAAATTATAGATGCTTTGTCTATATTGAGTAGAAAAAAGAAAAATATAAAATTTAAATGGACTCATATTGGTAATGGTCCACTTGAAAAAGAATTGAAGACTTTAGCAAGCGAAAAATTATCTTCTATTAAAAATCTACAATATGATTTTTTAGGTTATTTAGATAATCAAGATGTATATAAGTTTTATAAAGAAAATAAAATTGATGTTTTTATAAACGTAAGTGAATCAGAAGGTGTACCAGTATCTATCATGGAAGCAATGAGTTGTCATATTCCTATTATTGCTCCAGATATTGGTGGAATTAGAGATATGGTTGAAAATAAAAAAAGTGGAAGACTTTTGAGTAGTGATTGTTCTATCAATGAAATAGTTCATGCGTTAAAAGATATTAAATTTTTTAAAAATAAAGATACGAGAAGGAATTCTTATGATATATTTTTAGAGAAGTATCATGCAGATAAAAATTATAATGAGTTTATCTATGATTTGAAGTCATTAATTTATAATTGAAAATCAAAAGGGATTCTTGTTGAAAATATTGACTATATTAGGTGCAAGGCCTCAATTTGTAAAAGCAGGTACGGTTAGTCGCGAGATAAACAAATTTAATGATATTAGAGAGATTATTGTCCATACCGGACAGCATTATGATAAAAATATGAGTGAAATTTTTTTTGAAGAGATGAAAATACCAAAACCAAAATATTTTCTTGGAGTTGGAGGAAAATCTCATGGTGCTATGACTGGACAAATGATAGAAAAAATTGAAGATATAGCATTAAAAGAAAAACCAGATTGGATTTTAGTATATGGAGATACAAATTCTACATTGGCAGGTGCACTAGTTGCAAGTAAACTTCATATAAAACTAGCTCATGTTGAAGCTGGCCTTAGAAGTTTTAATATGAAAATGCCAGAAGAAGTTAATAGAGTACTTACGGATAGAATAAGTGATGTTTTATTTTGTCCCACAGATACAGCAGTTAATAATCTTAAAAATGAAAAATATGACAATTTTAATTGCAAAATAGTAAAATCTGGTGATGTGATGTACGATGCAGTTTTATATTATAAACAGTTTGCAAGGAAACCAAGAAATGTAAAAATAGAAAAAGATTTTATTTTATGCACAATTCATAGGGCCGAAAATACAGACAACTTAAATAAATTAAAAAATATTTTTGAAGCGTTAGCAGACATAGGAAAAGATATTCAGATTATTTTGCCACTTCATCCAAGAACAAAACAAAAATTAAATGATCTTTCATTATCATTTTGTAATATTAATATAATTGAACCAATAGGATATTTTGAAATGTTATGGTTATTAAAAAATTCTAAAATGGTAATGACTGATAGTGGAGGATTGCAAAAAGAAGCGTATTTTTTTAAAAAACCTTGTATAACATTAAGAGAAGAAACAGAATGGATAGAATTACTAGAAATTGGAATTAATAAATTGGTGGGAGCTAATAAAGAAAAAATTATTAAAGGGTATAAATATTTTTCTGATAAAATGTTAGATATAAAAGATAAAGATTTATATGGAAATGGAAAAGCAGCTAAAAAAATAATTATGGAACTTTTAAATTGAAAACCATATTATTTATAACTCCTTTATTTTATCCTCAAAATCAAGTGGCAGTTTTAAGAATTGGAGACTGGAGTAAATATTTAGCAAAAAATAGTTATAAAGTAATTATATTAACTTCTAAAAAATATTCTTTTATGGGACCTTTTGGATTAGAAAAAAAATTACCAAAAAATATAGAAATTATAGAAGTGGATTTTTTACCAGTATTTTTAAAAAAAAGATTTAATAAAGAAATGAATAAATCTATAAATAATAATATTGAAAATTCAAGGTTTAATAATATAAAGTTGTTTGTAAGAAAAATTAGAAATTATATAGGTAGTCTTTTTGATATATATGATTTTTGGATAAATCCTGCTCTTGAAGTGGCTATAAAAATCATTAAAAAGGAAGAAGTAGATTTTATCATTACTTCCTATTCTCCTCCTGCAGGTATCGCTATAGCTCATAAATTAAAGAAAATATATCCTTCTTTAAAATGGATAGCAGATTTTAGAGACTTATGGGCATATAATCATATTATTTATGCAAAAGGCATTTTTAGAATTTATGAGAAATATAAAGAAAAAAAATTATTATCGAATGTAGATAAAATCATTACAGTTTCTGATCCTTTAACTAATGAAATGAAAAAACATTATCCATGTAAAGCAATTTTTACCATTGAAAACGGATACGATCCTGAAGAGTTTAAGAATTGGAAAAATAATATTACTTTCCAACCTAAAATAAATAATAAATTAGTGATTTCTTATTTAGGAACTATTTATCCTAAAAAGCGTGATCCTTCAATTTTGTTTGAAGTAATTAATGAATTAATAGAAGAGAAAATAATTGATAAATCACAAATAGAAATTAATTTCTTTGGGGATAATAAAAATCAATTAGAAGATATGATAAAACTAAAAAATTATAATAAATTTGGAATTATCAATATAAAAGGTTTTGTATCAAGAGAAGAGTCTTTAAGGATTCAAAAAGATTCTGATATTCTGTTGTTTTTGGAATGGAACAATCCATCTGCAAAGGGAGTATTAACGGGAAAATTATTTGAATATTTAGTAAGTGGAAGACCTATTTTAGGTGTAGGCATTACTAATAAAAATGAAGCAGGAAAAGTTATTGAAAAAACAAGAACAGGAAAGCTATTTATAAATAAAAATTTATTAAAACGTGATTTAAAAAATATATTTTTAAATAAAAAAATTGATTTTTATAATCCAGATGTTAATGAAATTGAAAGATATTCAAGAGATAAACAAATATTAAAGCTAATTGAAATTATAGAAAGTTAAAAAGGCTTATAAGTGAAATCTTGTGTAATTATGTCTGTATATAAAAATGATAAATTAGAATATGTAAGGGAAGCACTTAATAGTTTGTACAATCAAAAATTGAAAGCTGATATTTTTATAAAAATAGATGGAGAAATTGATAAAGAATTAGAAGAATTCCTTGTTTCTGAAAAAGAAAAAGGAAAAATTAAATATTTGGATAGGAGAAAAGAAAATAGAGGCCTAGCATATTCATTAAATGAGCTTATAGAAAAAGGACTAGAGTTAAATTATAATTATTTTTTTAGAATGGATGCAGATGATATAAATAATTTGGATAGATTTAAAAAACAGATTGAATTTATGGAAAAAAATAAAAATATTGATGTATGTGGAACATATATAAAAGAAATAGGAGATGGATTGGATTATGAGAAATTAGTTAAGTATCCTTTAAATCATGATGAAATGTTTGATTTTTTTAAAAAGAGAGTACCTTTAGCGCATGTAAGTGTGTGTTTTAGAGATTCTTATTTCAAAAAAGCAGGTTTGTATCCTGAGAATGGTCATATTTCTAATGAGGATACATTAATGTGGCTCAAAGGTTTTCAATCTGGATGTCATTTTGCTAATATTCCTTATATAGGAGTTAACGTAAGAGTTAATAAAGATTTTTTTAACAGGAGAAGAGGAATAAAAAAAGTTTGGTATGATTTAAAAAATAGGATTGAAGTTGTTCGTACTCTTGAATATGGATTATTTGGATATATTTATTCTATTGGAATGTTTTTTATAAATATACTTCCTCCATCAGTAAAAAAATTAGCTTATAAAACCTTACGATAAAGGATATTTAATGTTTGTTAAAAAAAATACTATTTTTCTTATTCTAATTGTTATATTAATTGCTTATATATTTTCTTATGTTTTTCATATCTACTGGATTGGTTGGGCGAGTCACAATCCCGAATTTTTTTGGAACAATCAGTTGATGATTAATAATGTGGATGGATATTTTTTTGGAAGTGGAGCACAAAAGATTTTATACCATATGCATCTGGACAATCCAAGACTTCTTAGCGTATGGCATTATGGCACTGCGGTTGTTACAGCCTATATCGTCAAACTCTTGCCAATTTCACTCGATACCGCTATGCTCTATTTGCCTCCTGTCATCAGCTCCCTTGTGGTTATACCGATTATTTTGATCGGTAGGCTCTATGGCAATCTTTTATGGGGATTTTTGAGTGCACTCATCGCTTCGATTGGTTGGAGTTACTACAATAGAACATTGGCCGGATATTACGATACCGATATGTTTAGTGCAATGCTGCCAATGTTTATCCTCTTCTTTTTGCTCGCAGCCGTTAAATATCGCTCATTAAATTATATTCTTGCCGCCTCTTTGACCGTCATCCTCTATCCCTGGCTTTACGATCAGGGGCTTTCCATCGTTTATGCGATGGGAATCATGATGTTTTTATACCTTGTGATTTTATATCGAAACGAAAAGTTCTCTTACCAAGCTATTATTATTTTTTCCTTTGCTATGATGCCGATCTTTTGGGTGCTTAAGCTCTTTCTTGTGTTTATTCTTTGGTATATACTCAAAACATATGATACAGAGCTTAGAAAGCTCCAAATAGCTGCTGGTGTGAGTGTTTTGGCCTTTTTGCTACTAGGGAATGTTTTTGGTATCATTTTGCATAAAGTCTTCTCTTATACCTCCAAAACGGAGCAGATATCTGGACTTCATTTTCTCAACGTCAACGAAACGGTCAGAGAAGCTGGAAAGATCCCTTTTGAAGTAGTAGCCGATAGGATTGTGGGCTCCCTTTTGGGACTTGTCATCGCTGTTATCGGGTATATTTTATTGCTTATGCGCAACAAAGAATTCATCATCGCACTTCCATTGTGGGGGATCGGTTTTTTTGCATATTTTGGAGGTCTTCGTTTTACCGTCTATGCTGTTCCAATTGCTGCGATGAGTGCGGTTTACTTCTTTTTTTGGCTCTCTGAACGTTTTGAAGCTAGAAAGGTCCGCATGGCAATAGTGAGTCTGGGTACTCTCTTTGTCTTAACTCCCAACATCACTCATATCACGGGATGTTGCGAAAAGATAAGCTGGCTTGATGGCATCAAAGGATTTTATCCGCTAAAAAGTTATCCATATCTAACTCCGACTACTCTTTTAAAAAGCGAAGTGGCACTCCTCGATGAACTCAACAAAAAAAGTTCTCCTAAAGATTATGCGATCACTTGGTGGGACTATGGGTATCCGATCTGGTATTACGCAGATGTCAACACCCTCATTGATGGAGGCAAGCATAATGAAGACAACTTTTTAGTATCTAAAATTTTAAGTACATCCAATCAGCGCTTGGCAGCCAATTTAGCAAAACTTTCTATCAAAGTCTATACAGACACCAATAAAACTGTTGCACCACAACTCTTTATTAAAAATGGAAAAACTATTAATGTTGATAAATTTTTTACTAAAATTTCTTCTAAAGAGTATAAATCTCCAAAATTAAACAGAAATATTTATTTGATTTTACCTCATAGGATGTTTAATATTTTTCCAACTGTTACCTATTTTTCTCAGCGTAATCTTAATACTGGAGAAGTCTATCGCAGGGAGTTTTATTATAAAAATAGGATAATGCAAAAA
The Nitratiruptor tergarcus DSM 16512 genome window above contains:
- a CDS encoding DegT/DnrJ/EryC1/StrS family aminotransferase, producing the protein MKIDFANLTYQYQLYKDEIDEAIQKVLNHGKYIMGPEVGELEEKLCEFTNAKNAVTCSSGTDALLLAMMALDLKPGDEVITTPFTFIATAETIALLGAKPVFVDIDEQTYNINTSKIEEKITNKTKGIISVSLYGQPSDLDEINEFSKRCNLFHIIDGAQSFGATYKGKAEVHYCDIYTTSFFPAKPLGCYGDGGAVLANSDELAQKIRMLRVHGQNKRYHHKYIGLGARLDTIQAAVLLVKLKYYKKDLALRQEVAKKYSKKLKNVKNIILPFVKEDRTSAWAQYSIRALNRDELQEKLKESGIPTVVHYPMPLHMQKCFNYLGYKKGDFPVAEKVSEEIMSLPMNPYLSNDEIDYITQKVAEFAK
- a CDS encoding lipopolysaccharide biosynthesis protein; its protein translation is MLNKLKPKSEFSKNVLTLMTGTTIAQAIPIAISPILTRLYTPEDFGVFALFISLVSIFGSIANGRYEFAIMLPKKDEDAINIFALGFIINVALSLFLLLMVIVFHDLFISLLNNKEISLWLYLVPFSVFLIGCFNLLNYYNNRLKNYKDLAKANVYKSVVTAVVQLSIGFIKQSTIGLISGQIISQIFANTKLLRNIIKDKILLLKISKVKMIAVANKYKDFPKFNVPHAVMNTLSSNMPVLIINFFFGSTSTGFFAIANKVLLLPVGLFTSSFSQIFLQKITYNRNNRIDQEKFINKVVFKLLGYSFFPFFIAFIFLPNIFGIIFGKNWIIAGEYAQILIPMLYLTFTGSILSNIIIVYNEQKKAFKIEIINTIVKLFSLLFGGILEDLKLGLFLYSLSGVLITTYRIIWYKSIIREKNEI
- a CDS encoding glycosyltransferase, with product MIKIILITSSFPYLSGEQFLETETKYYNQHPDVELIIMPLTNHRKKRKIDENIKMDTYLIDNKLKKLQKLIPFAKSLFSTLFYNEIKKNKIYNNPKKLIYFINAIANYQHYYDLFDNYFKNKKVLSQTVVYTYWHDTPTYALQSLKNKYGYKLVSRIHGYDLYKERRAANYMPLKSQFTKNIDRIYTITESAIEYLSHTYGFDKDNLRLSRLGVKNQNIISQPNKKNEFHIVSCSFLNPVKRVDKIIDALSILSRKKKNIKFKWTHIGNGPLEKELKTLASEKLSSIKNLQYDFLGYLDNQDVYKFYKENKIDVFINVSESEGVPVSIMEAMSCHIPIIAPDIGGIRDMVENKKSGRLLSSDCSINEIVHALKDIKFFKNKDTRRNSYDIFLEKYHADKNYNEFIYDLKSLIYN
- the wecB gene encoding non-hydrolyzing UDP-N-acetylglucosamine 2-epimerase is translated as MKILTILGARPQFVKAGTVSREINKFNDIREIIVHTGQHYDKNMSEIFFEEMKIPKPKYFLGVGGKSHGAMTGQMIEKIEDIALKEKPDWILVYGDTNSTLAGALVASKLHIKLAHVEAGLRSFNMKMPEEVNRVLTDRISDVLFCPTDTAVNNLKNEKYDNFNCKIVKSGDVMYDAVLYYKQFARKPRNVKIEKDFILCTIHRAENTDNLNKLKNIFEALADIGKDIQIILPLHPRTKQKLNDLSLSFCNINIIEPIGYFEMLWLLKNSKMVMTDSGGLQKEAYFFKKPCITLREETEWIELLEIGINKLVGANKEKIIKGYKYFSDKMLDIKDKDLYGNGKAAKKIIMELLN
- a CDS encoding glycosyltransferase, with the protein product MKTILFITPLFYPQNQVAVLRIGDWSKYLAKNSYKVIILTSKKYSFMGPFGLEKKLPKNIEIIEVDFLPVFLKKRFNKEMNKSINNNIENSRFNNIKLFVRKIRNYIGSLFDIYDFWINPALEVAIKIIKKEEVDFIITSYSPPAGIAIAHKLKKIYPSLKWIADFRDLWAYNHIIYAKGIFRIYEKYKEKKLLSNVDKIITVSDPLTNEMKKHYPCKAIFTIENGYDPEEFKNWKNNITFQPKINNKLVISYLGTIYPKKRDPSILFEVINELIEEKIIDKSQIEINFFGDNKNQLEDMIKLKNYNKFGIINIKGFVSREESLRIQKDSDILLFLEWNNPSAKGVLTGKLFEYLVSGRPILGVGITNKNEAGKVIEKTRTGKLFINKNLLKRDLKNIFLNKKIDFYNPDVNEIERYSRDKQILKLIEIIES